The DNA sequence gtctgtcttgaataaaatcatTTTCTGTCAACAAAAACGTAGCATTGTACATTGCATGCTAATAAACAATAgtctccaacattgagattaatAAAGTGAAAATGTAAAACttgcttgaataaaatacttgttaacaaaaatgtagcattgcacattgcatgcagaTAAACTCCAGTAAATCAATGGAGACACCAATAATGATTAAATAGTAATAAAGATCAATAAAGTGCAATCTTAAATTtgttttcttaaataaaataaatccatatataaaaatgtagtattgtacattatatgcaaactagggctgcaacaactaatcgattaaatcgattataaaaatagttggcgattaattttgtcatcgattcgttggatctatgctatgcgcatgcgcagaggcaattttttttttttttaaatatagatatatatttttttaataaacctttatttataaactgcaacatgtacaaacagttgagaaacaataatcaaaataagtatggtgccagtatgctgtttttccccaataaaatactggaaaggatagaaatgtagtttgtctcttttatccgattattaatcgatcaatcgaagtaataatcgacagattaatcgattatcaaatgaatcgttagttgcagccctaatgcaaACAAATAAACAAGGCCTAATGTGTGCATTATAGTTTTAGTAATAATTTACATGAAGTATTCTTAGtatgtactgatgttaaagacaatgcaCACTTTATTGCAAATGTAATATCACTATATTAATGATGACATTTGTTATAATTCTACAAGAGTTTGCATGAGCTGTCCAGTTTGGTTGTGCAGAGCGACTGCTGTAGTATTCGCTCTGTGCATTGTTCACTGTCTCaccatacatggtatcatcatacataccttgtgtaaatgattccaTCACAGAAAGCTGCTTTTTagcttgagtttgttgttgttgtggtcttGTTCGTCTCTCCCACTCGACTCGATGCTGTGTCAGATGCTGGATtaagtttgtattttttaaacCAGCGAGCAGTCActtgttccacgcctgttgcaGCAATTCtgtcaacacttttcttttctttgtaaCAAAAGTCTCGCTCTCCTTAGCGTTTGCATTAACATTAGCGATGTTTTGCTGGGCTTGTGGGTCTCCGCTAAGGTAATAGGAGGCGACAAAGGCGACGGAAGTTCGTGGGGGCAAAAAGTATGTCAGTGGAAGAGGAGACAAacattgattgttttattttttaaatggtctgCATCAAAAAAGTCAGATTTATCGAAATATCGCCtgaaaggagagacaagaaagagtgagaaaaactTGTACTGTAATGCccccagctaaaagcaactgcgtgagaacgtgtactcgaatactcacgatatagtcattgtctacatcgcacagagacaaacccgcaatatatcagTCCAGCACTGAAATCATCAGCGACATGGTAAacaatttttgcagcaaattcctaaaaacacaaaaGTGCTTCTGTTGAATAGAAGAAGTTGGACCAGTTAACACATTTAAGGATACTTGCTTTGACATTTTAATCTACTAAAAGCTAGCATCCACTACAGCGGACACGtgtattttgcataacagggctgttTTATACAGAAATGTATAACTGatgaaataaatagaccaaaaatgtatttttactgCAGACTATGCTGGTTCTCAAAATAGGAATAATAAGGAAGGGAGAGGTCCGgtcccccggtccttagcttccCGGAAATGTGGTCCCTACAACATTTTAGTGGAATAGCCCTGTTGTAAGCTAACTCCTCTACCACAGCACACAAAAGGGTGACACTGACAATGTTGGAAAACATTTCTTACTGTGCTGCTGACATCAATGTCGCCCCCTATGTGTTGTGCTTGAAATGCTTAAGAAGAAATATATATATGCTATGTATAGGGATGGTTACTGATTCAGTACCAAATTCTGGGTGCTGATTCATGTAAAATAAAACTGTACTATATTTTGATAACTTTGTtatacactaaattggccctggtgtgtgaatgtgagtgtgaatgttgtctatctgtgttggccctgcgatgaggtggcgacttgtctagggtgtaccccgccttccgcccgaatgcagctgagataggctccagcacccccaagatccagaacgggacaagcggtagaaaatggatgggtggatgttaTACACGAAGCCACATCTCTACCCGGCCTTGTCAAGCACTTGGCGAGCAACACGCACAATTTAGCCGACTTCTTTTATTTAGGTATTGTTGCAGTTTCCCATGCCCACAAAGAAAGGGCTCCACTTTTAAAATGTGGTAGCTCCATGCTAATTTAGATCAATTTAACATGGTTTTACATTCATCTGAGAAGGTAGCAGAATGGTCGGTTTAAGTGCTTGCACGGCTCAATGGAggtgaaatgaaatgaaaagttTAGTTTGACCTTGATTGAGGACTCTTGTGAGCAAAGACTTTGCTACAAGTTCTTTCTTGAAATTAAGTTTTTCTCACTTtccttatcaaagtgctggcacttgcaACAAATGctggaatatttaaaaaaaaaagataatcaaaataataaccaaaaaataaaacattctgaACACGTGGGATACTTTTGGCTCTGCACGATTCCGTGGAGTGATACACGGGTGGACTGACTAGTTTGTTACGCATAATATTTGGCTGGCTGGAAATATTGAGGCAATGTACAAAAACTGGGACATCATTTTTGCAAAAGTTTCAGTTGAAAATTCATTCATTAGAAAAGTGGGGCATACAAAAAGTCACCCATTTACCTACCATTTTGCATGCAGTCATTGggaaaatgttattaaaaattttGCAATAAATGACTGCGTTTGTGTATTTTGTGCCGGTGAAGAAATTATTGCATCCTTTTTAGATATGTTAATTTAACACGTTAAAAAGTCAACACAGGATCCAAAAAATCCTACTTCACCCAGTTCTGGTCTCTGTGGCCCAATTCCAATGACCCACTTGGCTAACCCAACTGACTTAGCGCCACATTGTGCGCCAAGGACTGCAACCCCGAAAGCCATAGTCCAGTTACTGCACCTTTTCTTCCTCATTGCAGCTCACACTTGCCCCCCAGCAGCTGTTTTTTATTTGCTGCAGAAATCAGCACACAGATGTTTCACAGCATCTACAAGGAGGCAATTGACCAAAAAGTCTTGTCTGCAGGGTGCGCCCTGGCGCATGAAAGCCAGCTGATTGTGTCATTGAGTGGAATATATGCAGGATCCATGAATCATCTCCCACTACCACCAGCACACACTCCAGCACACCACAGCTGGCTTGTGTTAGAAAGAGGTCACATATTCTTCACCTCCTCCTCCCTGAAGGAGCGCCACTTATGGGTGTTCCCTCCATTGTTGTTTTGCCTGTTGTCCATAACCTCCAGGAATGACTAGAATCCTTCCTTTCTGGAGTGGGAAATCTCAGGAAGCGGGCTGGAAAATTCCTTAGTTCTACTCAATGTGTTATCGTTTTAATATGTCCTCTTGTATCCTAATTCGCCTGTATTCTCTCCCCATGTGTGCCTTGCAGACGGTTTGGCTGTCTGCTGAAGTGATCCCGCCATGCGTGAATACAAGCTAGTGGTGTTAGGCTCTGGTGGTGTGGGCAAGTCCGCTCTGGTAAGTTTTCCTTCCTAAATATTCAACTCTACCTCCTTATTCatcagggcagtggttcttaaccggtTTGGCTGCGAGGCCCACCGTCACTTCTGAATGGCAATCAGCGACCCAAATTGCTCCTCAATAACCTGGGTGAATTACAATGTACTTTGTCAATTGCAGTAtctcatacatttaaaaaaagttaaaagaggGCAATGAtttatctttaatctttaaaatgaTTTCAATCTACCGGTACATTTAAAAACTTCCTTGTGGACAAGATGCTATGCTTTGGTGCAACAATTGCTTAGACATTCTCTAAGTCTGTTTGCAAGCTGTCCGTTGTGGCGGCGTTCCCAGACTGAAAATTAAGCCGCACCCCTACCTTTTCAAAAGTATAATAATTTATGTAAATGTAAACTgtttaaatataccgtatttttcggattataaatcgctccggagtataagtcgcaccagccgaaaatgcataataaagaaggaaaaaaacatatatcagttgcactggagtataagtcacattttttggggaaatgtagttgataaaatccaacaccaagaatagacatttgaaaggcaatttaaaataaataaagaatagtgaacaacaggctgaataagtgtacgttatatgacgcataaataaccaactgagaacgtgcctggtatgttaacgtaacatattatggtaagagtcattcaaataactataacatatagaacatgctatatttaccaaacaatctgtcactcctaatcgctaaatccgatgaaatcttcttcctctgtgtcgcttctaaacaactctgccaactccaaaggtagaccatgcgccgcttcctcttctattggtacgtcgcttacgtcagagtcatcgtcagttgcatttccaattattccagcctttctgaatccAGACAGGATGGTTTCGGTTGTCACTGAAGCCCATGCTTTGTCGATCCATCCAATGACATCCAGAAAAGTTGCATGGCGCATTCTCCCGGTTGCCGTGAAGCTGTGCTCTCCATCCATCATCCACTGCTCCCACAGGTTGCGCAGGACTGCCTTTTAAAGCCCTTCTcactttttataagttaccgccgaTGTTGAAATTAtacattttcataggtacggaagtagtagcaggtagcatcttttttttcacaatgcacttctgccatgacccgcccctgccaaatttttattggttgacgtgtgtgtgagatgattgctgatatacgcctagtctcttacgtgaatgagataaataatattatttgatatttttttattttatatataccattatattattttaaaaaaggaatagattttgatctggaaggatatgaactaaactacatcaacagaaccaacaaaaatggaggaggagtagctgtgtacatgatgaagaacctgaactacaaagtggtaaaaaaacatgtcatttgctatagataatactttagaatgtataaccattgaaatatgtcaggaaaaaagcaaaaacatattcatcagttgtatatatagatcacctaagtcaagtttagaaacattattgtgattacttatggagtatattgtgaataaattgagaacaggaagtgaacaaaagttttagcaactgttatgtaaaggaaaaggggtaagattaaataagctctggttcttcctactccttttcgaacatgttgaaaagagaaactggaaattgtgatgtatcatgttgtatgcttacatgttcgaaataaactcaaactcaattttacggtaatgtgttaataatttcacacacaaattGCTCCACAGTATAAAtcacacccccagccaaactattaaaaaaactgcaatttataatCCGAGAAAAACGGTATACGTATCTTATCATTGCTTTTTTCCCCCCAGACACattcgaaaataaacttcataaacatataGTCGCCCGATCACAACTTttgttctaccttcaaggtactcaaagcgctttgacagtatttccacattcacccattcgaaTCAGTGCCACATAAAAAAAACCCAGCTGATTTATGTCCCTGCGTGGCGCATGTCtttttaaatatactgtatatgtgtatatatatttaaatgtttttaaatcgatttttgatttcttttaatcgattaagaatcgttccaaataagaatcgcgattcattctaatattttttgacaccccttatACGTTCGTATTTTTATATTTCTCACAGCCTAAAGGACTGGCTAATAGCTCGGCTTAAAGGATTTATATTCTACATGTAATGccggttctttagtcaaaatattgcatagattatcttttacagaccatcttcaaactgctttctgactgtctctttaaGATGCGCCGTTttctgggcggtcttatttacgcgcCACCACTTCGACTGTGTATCcatcccgtcagccatgttgtagtttttagcacttttaatatggagtctactgactgatataagttacaacttcacgctactttttattaaaaatggcGAGCAAAGGATTTAGCCAGTCTACCCCATAACAAGAGGTTAGACAAAAATAAGTAACTTAGGGACTACGTCGTCGGACGAGTGGCGGATTGACGCAAAGCTTTTCaggtaaaactatatatatatatatatatatatatatatatatatatatatatatatatatatatatatatatatatatatatatatatatatatatatatatatatatatatatatatggttaccgtattttccgcaccataaggcgccccgtgttattagccgcacgtttaatgaacggcatatttcaaaactttgtttacctgttagccgccccgtgctattagccgcacctacgctacgctaaagggaatgtcaacaaaacagtcagataggtcagtcaaactttaataatatattacaaaccagcgttctaacaactctgttcactcccaaaatgtaatgtgcaaatgtgcaatcacaaaaatagtaacactcaaaatagtgcagagcaatagcaacatcaataactcaacgttgctcatacgttagtgtcacacaacacacaaaataaacatgtaaagctcactttctgaagttattactcatctacaaatccctcgaattattcttcttcggtgtgcttcacttgttttttgacaccatctgtgatgtggacgcgcatgcagtcgtagatcaacaggaacggcgctgcgtgaaaaaagtcacccggtgtcttcgcgtaaacgtctatcaaccactcgctcatcttttcttcatccatccatcccttcgagttagcttttatgatgacgccggctggaaagttctcttttggcaaggtcttccttttgaatatcaccatgggtggaagtttctggccgttagcatggcaagctagaaccacagtaggacgacttctcattccctgtggtgcgaatattcaccgtacgtgctcccgttgtatccacagtgcggttcacatgaatatcaaaagccagtggaaccttgtacgcgtgtctcttaggagacattttgttgtctttacagaaaaacaaatgaaattaaatatccgcgagcttcttcttctccgggggcgggtgctcaccttggcggttgcttacagtagaagaagaagcgcttcctcttctatggggcggttgcttaccgtagaagaagaagcgcttcctcttttacggggaaaaaagatggcgactgtttaccgtagttgcgagacctaaaccttatgaaaataaatatgaatattaatccatatataaggcgcaccgggttattagccgcactgtctgcttttgacaaaaattgtggtttttaggtgcggcttatggtgcggaaaatacggtatatacagcacttttctaccttcaaggtactcaaagtgctttgacagtattcccacattcacacacactgatggcgggagctgccatgcaaggcgctaaccagcagccatcaggagcaagggtgaagtgtcttgcccaaggacacaacggacgtgactaggatggtagaaggtggggattgaaccccagtaaccagcaaccctccgattgctggcccggccactctaccaacttcgccacgccgtcccatatatatatatatacgcaaagCTTTTCaggtaaaactatatatatatatatatagttttcctGAAAAGCTTTGCGTCAATCCGCCACCCGTCCGACTATATATCCGCCACCCGTCTGACAATGTAGTCCCTAGTCTATTCTGGATGCCTCTGTTCACGGGGTTTTGCAGTCCGGTTATGTCATAacgtcacagcgaggtggacgtaTTTGACATTAAAAGggttcctattatgcaaaacaaactttcgTTTTTGTGTATCTATGAACCCCATAAgtccgaaaatttgaaatcaaatcatggaggcatggcggagatatttataaaacaatattgccttcttccaaacaagCTATTTGAAACTTGAGTAGCTACTGACGTATGTATCGTTAgttacatcaatatatatatatatatatatatatatatatatatatatatatatatatatatatatatatatatatatatatatatatatatatatatatatatacaagctatTTGAAACTTGAGTAGCTACTGACGTATGTATCGTTAgttacatcaatatatatatatatatatatatatatatatatatatatatatatatatatatatatatatatatatatatatatatatatatatatatatatatacattgttgaCGTAACTAACGATACATACGTCAGTAGCTACTCAAGTTTCAAACAGcttgtttggaagaaggcaatattgttttataaatatctccgccatgcctccatgatttgatttcaaattttcggacTTATGGGGTTCATAGATACACAAAAAcgaaagtttgttttgcataataggaaccCTTTTAATGTCAAATACGTCCACCTCGCCGTGACGTTATGACGTAACCGGACTGCAAAACCCCGTGAACAGAGGCATCCAGAACTGCATGCAAGCTGTCGCCcgaatgcatgaaccttatgatttgatacATTGCCATTATTTatcacgagtatccaacattagtTCAACATTTAAAAGTCAGAAAAGATGAAATTCATCACAGTTCCCCGTTAAatttttctttcattaaaacatttattgcaaaattgTCATGAGCCTTAGTTTggggtttttgtttttattgaactCCTTAAATCAAGTAACTTTTTTAAGAAATACGTGGATTTGATAAATCGCAATTGTGAATCAGTTCTCATTATTCATTGAAAAAAGCTGTCTAAAAGATTAATCTCGCCCAAACGTCACATCTCTACCTGACACCCACCAGTTCAGAATCAATGACCCtttcagttttatttttttgtgtacatGCACCTTTTGGTGAATTCTCCTGAAAAATCATCATTTACCTAGTttttcattgacattttaatgGGTCTAAATCAAGAACATACGGCAAAGTGTTTCTTTTCACACCACAAGGCCTGTCAACAGACATTTTTCAGTGCACTGCATAGCTAACTCCAACCAGCTGTTTTCTTAGCCCTTAAGACTGGCAGCCTGACATGTTTGAAAGTGTGGATGAACTTTAGTCTTCCGCTAATCTAATGTCCCACAGAGCCGTCAGTTCATATCAAACGATAAATCCCTGAGGTGGCTTCCGCTGTAGGCAAAAACCTTTTAATAGCTTCTGTTACACAAATAGTAACATTCCTTATATAGTGATGGCCAAGAGTGTTCATTTACTTACCTGCAGAGAGAAGGCAGGTCTTTATTTGCATACATGCATTTTTGTGGTACATATTTTCTTTCCCCACAGAATACTACTTATACAATACATTGTATGAAAATAAATACTGGCATTTATTCACCTAtgtagggatgtcacggtatagaacatttcttatcacggttattgtgaccaaaatgagcacagtcatcattattattgcggtattttggattgtgcaaaaaaaatgttttaagtacttatactgaaatattttaaccaagtttgatttaaaaaaacattcaaaatgatttcctttgtagaagaaacattacTGCAGATAACACTGTTTCATGTACCTTAAGTAGAAATTGAATgtacatatgaaagcaacacacgcattataaacaaagtaatatggcagaaacaaaatcaTAACATTGATAAATTAAAATAGGTGTAAAAGTTGTGCAAGAATGCACCTTATGGACATGAGatgaacaaataaaaacaaatttaagaATTTTGCAAGATAGCACCTGATGGCCGTAAGCCAtacctgcactttttgtccatatataaTCTATaattgggcaattattttgagtcAGTGGCCAGATGGGTCGGTGAAAATGTGTTTGGGGCCCGGTGTGTGTATGTGCTATTTTTATCTAcggtatattatatttttatcgatattatagataaaaatagtgttcatatatgagatctagtcttacacaggACTGCACGATTATTAATCctgattattcattatgttaggtCAAACAGTGTTGGGGTAGGGTGCGAATGCGaagccatcatgtaatttgtaatgtctaataaaaaggctatggGTTAACGCTATCCATatgtttaaagacaaatatttgtgtttttgttcattaatagtatccactttttcttattacatgatgcctttatctttatttttacattttgatagttttttttaataagttATGTGTACATTTTGTGTACTTTTACATGTActaaatgtatgtacatatacatggtgtatcgggacagatccattaggcgtttgagcagaaatatcGTATAGTAATTAatttaacataaaacattaacaaaatgctatgtcacatgaatggtttttaaacTACTACATTTGTGACATTAAAAACGGCCTAACAAGTAATGTAATACatggtgtttattttttaatattagtaAAAAACACAAAgccgtttggctaatgaagataaagtcaaatacacaagctttgttcttctccaacatgtgGGTGGGTCAGTGTAACagtttggcaaaaaaaaatgaaatggaaGTCATACCTCACATATCTAAGACACAATCTTCCCATCTCCCTGACAACTCAGCGGGTTAATACCTTACCGCATGTGTTCAATTCgatagatgacaaaacatttgagctagtattgatgttattggaacactgacGAAGTTAGCATTTAAATAAAGGACGGGTGACCATCCTTGTAAAGAAACAGCAATACTTtgtaaacaagttgtggcaacatTCTGTACAGATTGCCTGCTGCATGTTTTTCCTTACATCATTAACTGTCAAAGCAGATGAGGGAAGGACGCTGTGTTGCACttccaaaatgaaataaactCCAAAAATGTTTCTCCTCCATGGTATACTTTTTGTGTGGgacaacttagacttagacaaactttaagtcTACGTCTGTCtctaatattgtccacacctgtcgccatTTAATAACGGCAGTGCAGTGTTAAACGCACGCCTAGACTCTACGGAAGAGGAAGCAAGCGAAATGAAGTAAAACGAAGCGATCAACTCCGTACTAGGAGGGAACATCTCTGGAGTAAATCTAATTTTTTGTGAATAAATATGAGATtttattttaggccatatcacccaggcCTACATTCTTGCATGGGTCCATGTTTATGTGCCTGATATCAAAAAGACATTTGTTCTGCCAAATCTGCCTTGGATTATTTTTCTTGCACATAAATTGTAATATGAAGGCAAAAtgtttaatattatttatcattataaaaATCCCCTTAACGACACACCTATCCATATGCATTTAAGTAggggtataatgataaaccgcagtAAAATTTCAgatggttagtaataccgtttaaattTGTAGTTATCGAAAAACTGTCATCTATTAATGCATTTTAAGCAACGCCGCTCACTTCACCGTTTTGGCTTGAGAAAACGTGGCAGAAACCATGCTccgagtcatgtccgttgtgtccttgggcaagacactttacccttgctcctgatgggtcgtggttagggccttgcatggcagctcccaccatcagtgtgtgaatgtgtgtatgaatggatgaatgtggaaatagcgtcatagtgctttgagtaccttgaaggtaaataaagcgctataaaagtataattAATTTACCATTTTTATATAATCTTCAACAAACTTATTTACCCCCCAGGCCTACAACAGGAACACTAATTGCcaataaaaaacatgtaaaaaatgtaagAGCATGTAAGAAACTAATTTACTTTACACTGGACTGACATCCATAGATACTGCTTCTTTGGTTAGCAATGGAGTTCAAATGATCTCAACACTCAGTCTTTTTTAACTTTGGCCTCTATTAACCAAGGAAACTACTGTTAGTCCCGTTTTTTTCACGAGGGAAATCAGGCAGACGTCTATTTTGGGAAAGACGGTTATTTGTCTTACGTGAACGACTAATTGAGACACGGCGTCTGTTTGAGTTAAGCAAATACAGTTATCGAGGAATTATTAAGGCAATAAGTCTTTTCCATTGCTTCTTATGATGGAAACGTGCGTCATTTTGTCCactctgtttgtttttttcagacaGTTCAGTTCGTACAGGGAATCTTTGTGGAAAAATATGACCCAACAATAGAAGACTCCTACAGAAAGGTGAGTGCGAGGGAAAGGCACGGCGGTTTGATTGCTAGCAGCTGCTCTGTAGGTTCACGTCATGTTTTGCTCTCGTCGTCTCCAGTGGGCCATCACGCCCTTCGTCCTTCAACTTCTTGTCTGCTTTTCTTTCCCTCTGTCCCAATGCTATCATTCCTAAAACTTTTGACCTCTGACAGTGCTTCTTTTATCATATGCAGAGTGGAAACTATAATGAAGCCTGCAATTACCGGCTGTGCGTATCCATGTTTGATAAGCCATCTGTTTTTTCCCCTTACAGCAAGTGGAGGTAGACGGGCAGCAATGTATGCTTGAAATACTCGACACAGCCGGCACAGTAAGTGGCCTGCATGCCGTTGACATTTCTACACCTGATTTTAGGAATCAATCTTAGTGTGTGAATCGTAAGAGCTTATTTACATAAccgatatataaaacatttttttcatggcCCCAGGCTAAAGGTTGCTGTCAGAGATATCTTCACGACTTGATACAATGTTTTCCAAATATTGATTCTCGCTAGCCATGGCCTTTCACTATGACGGTTTCATTAGCTTGGTAAACAGACTGAGTCTGTTGACACCTGCTGTTTAAAATAATTCACAGTTTCCAAGTAAAATTATTTTTAGAAAATCCCAGATGGGACATAATCACACCTTTGGTCATCTCCTTTTTAATTCTGTCCATCCTTAGCAGTAGTCAACCGCTGGCTTGCTAACTGGTTGAGGTCTTTTTAATGATCTGAGGGTTGGAACAAATCAAGAGCCACTGGACGCTCCTGGAATGTTGTGTTGTCATACATCAGGTGGCTTGATGGTGAACGAACAGACCAATAAGTGCTGATAATCCACCCACACCGCTTGTAGCAATGAGTTCCCAAAGGAAAAACCTGACACATCAATTCCTGTGCACAACACGGCTCACTTTATCAGCTGACTACTTTACAAGCAATGTTCCACAGTGGAAATATGGCTGGACTCATGGCCTTTTCTCCCCCGTGCTTTCTGTATAGGAGCAGTTCACGGCAATGAGGGACTTGTACATGAAGAACGGCCAAGGCTTTGCTCTGGTTTACTCCATCACAGCACAGTCTACATTTAATGACCTCCAGGACCTGAGAGAACAGATTCTACGAGTAAAGGACACCGAGGATGTAAGTGTACACTCGCCGCATGTGCTCATTGTTTTGATTCCACATCATGTTTAAAAGGCTCAGAGACCAGAGAGTACATAGATTATAGTGCCCCTCCCACCTTCTGCTTCCATGTTCTCAGCCGCCTACATTGTTCAGTTTCTATGGAGACCATTCATCTCCAAAATCCGGGCATTTTCGG is a window from the Entelurus aequoreus isolate RoL-2023_Sb linkage group LG26, RoL_Eaeq_v1.1, whole genome shotgun sequence genome containing:
- the LOC133643443 gene encoding ras-related protein Rap-1A-like, giving the protein MREYKLVVLGSGGVGKSALTVQFVQGIFVEKYDPTIEDSYRKQVEVDGQQCMLEILDTAGTEQFTAMRDLYMKNGQGFALVYSITAQSTFNDLQDLREQILRVKDTEDVPMILVGNKCDLEDERVVGKEQGQNLARQWNHCAFLESSAKSKINVLDIFYDLVRQINRKTPVEKKKAKKKSNCVLL